In one Ghiorsea bivora genomic region, the following are encoded:
- a CDS encoding RHS repeat domain-containing protein, with the protein MIHNNLLADTVLGVTITSNSYNEFGELAAFASSAPFATSYTRDKLGRIIQKVETIEGVTTTTDYVYDLAGRLTGVSENGVAVSVYGYDTNGNRINGFNKAGGILAYYDAQDRLTSWNGINYTYTANGELASKRHSLAGGNPQVTTYQYDVLGNLMSASLPNGTTIDYIIDGRNRRIGKKVNGTLVQGFLYKDQLNPVAELDGAGNVVSRFVYGSKANVPDYMVKGGVTYRIISDHLGSPRLVVDSAGTVVQRMDYDDWGNVTNDTNPGFQPFGFAGGIYDRDTNLTRFGARDYDPETGRWTAKDPIRFDGGDTNLYGYVLSNPVNLVDPNGKWFIEVCKVGLAALAVKGFYDFYDWTKDVEKQFDNADALRQLEETEYGYLDGNQVPDNIQELIRNKNMEIISGTIDIGTSAQGTSLNPSAGSPNPASR; encoded by the coding sequence TTGATTCACAATAATTTACTTGCTGATACAGTTTTAGGGGTAACGATAACATCAAATTCTTACAATGAATTTGGTGAACTGGCTGCATTTGCTTCATCGGCTCCGTTTGCCACCAGTTATACCCGCGACAAGCTGGGACGTATCATCCAGAAAGTGGAAACCATCGAGGGCGTGACCACGACCACCGATTATGTCTATGACCTAGCAGGTCGGTTGACGGGTGTATCGGAGAATGGTGTGGCTGTGTCCGTGTATGGTTATGATACCAATGGCAACCGCATCAATGGGTTTAACAAGGCAGGCGGCATTCTCGCCTATTACGATGCACAAGACCGCTTAACCAGTTGGAACGGCATCAACTACACATACACTGCCAACGGTGAACTCGCCTCTAAACGTCATTCCCTCGCAGGAGGGAATCCACAAGTCACCACTTATCAATACGATGTGCTGGGTAACTTGATGTCTGCAAGCCTGCCCAATGGCACCACCATTGATTATATCATTGATGGACGTAATCGCAGGATCGGCAAGAAGGTGAACGGAACCCTTGTGCAGGGCTTCCTGTACAAGGATCAGCTGAACCCTGTTGCCGAGCTTGATGGTGCTGGCAATGTGGTTAGCAGGTTTGTGTATGGCTCCAAAGCCAATGTGCCGGACTACATGGTGAAGGGTGGAGTTACATACAGAATCATCTCTGACCACCTCGGCAGCCCAAGATTGGTAGTTGATAGCGCAGGAACTGTTGTCCAACGCATGGATTATGATGATTGGGGTAATGTCACCAACGACACAAATCCCGGATTCCAGCCGTTCGGCTTTGCGGGTGGTATCTATGACAGAGATACCAACCTGACTAGATTTGGCGCAAGGGATTACGACCCTGAAACAGGCCGTTGGACGGCGAAGGATCCGATCCGCTTCGATGGCGGAGATACGAATCTGTACGGGTATGTGCTTAGTAATCCTGTTAACCTAGTTGATCCAAATGGAAAGTGGTTTATAGAGGTCTGTAAAGTAGGGTTAGCAGCTTTGGCGGTTAAAGGGTTTTATGATTTCTATGATTGGACAAAAGATGTTGAAAAGCAATTCGATAATGCTGATGCACTAAGGCAGTTGGAAGAAACAGAGTATGGGTATTTGGATGGCAACCAAGTTCCTGATAATATCCAAGAACTTATAAGAAATAAAAACATGGAGATTATTAGTGGAACAATAGATATTGGTACTTCTGCTCAAGGTACGTCCCTTAACCCTTCAGCAGGGTCACCAAACCCTGCAAGCAGGTGA